In Salarias fasciatus chromosome 13, fSalaFa1.1, whole genome shotgun sequence, the sequence GTTTGGCGCTAGCCATGTGGTTGTTCCTTTCTTCCTAGTTTGTAGGTCTGCCTGTTGCCTGTTGCTGGTGAGAAGATGAAGGAGTGGGAGGATTGAAGAACTGGTTCAGTGTCCTTTTGTGGGCCCGAGGAATGGACCCTGGGCCCGTGCATGCAGTCAGATGCTAGAGGCTATCTGGGAAGCCCGGCTCGGTTTGGCTTTGCAATACCAGCCAGTTGCAGGAGTTGTGAAGATTCAACTTGTGTTCCCAGGCTGAAGGAAACTGGTTCCTTGGCCTGTGGGAAAGTCTTAAAAAGGAAATTTGTTGACAGTTGAGAGTGTGTGCTCCTCTTACGGCAGATCCAGTCCTGGTGCTGAGACACCTGGAGGTGCAGGCCTCTCTTTGTTCGCCATTAGCAATGATGGCTTGAAAGCGCTAGGAGATGCATccccaaaacaaaggttcttttccaaagaccagggaggtattttgttatttacctgacaaaatactccctggtctttggaaaagaacctttgttttggattataacttggaagaccaatgaacctttttggactagaTGCATCCTCCTTGGAGTTCACGATGcaagagagagaagcagcaaggaggaaccaggaggaggactcGTATGGGCAGGGTCTGTGGAAGCCTGACCAGTCACAGTTCATTAACTGCTAGCTCAGGGATGTGATCTTGGAATATGTTCTCAAAGGGATAGGGGATGACTTGACATGACAAATTCAAAGGTTTTTTGACAGACTTGACATTTCTTGACATCAAACCTAACATCAGGGATTTTTCTGCCAAGTATGTCCATGTAAATGCTGAACAAGACTGGGCCCATAACAGAGCCCTGGAACACAACAGAAGACATCTTTACCATTGCAAAAGTAATCAACATGTATATGTTGCATTGAGTCTGACAGAGAATTGGCAAACCAGCCAACTGCTTGGTTCAACAGACCAATAGGGGACAATCCTATCAACGTGGAATGGTCCATAGAAGCACAGGCCTTGCAGAGATCAACAAACAGGTCtgtctggagttttttttttttttttttaatgatccaGTGAGTCAATTAGATCAGTGACTTTTAGAGAGGCTGTTATAATATTGAGCCATTTCCTGAAACCAGATTGACATGAAGAGAGAATATTGTTTGTTTAGAGAAAAATTTCCAATTGGCCATTTATCAACCTTTCAAGGACCATTGAGAAAATGTACAACTTCGTCCACTGTGTCACATCATGACTGATTGGTCTGGATTCGTTAAAACAATGGTCCAATAATCAAAGATTGAAGAGAAGAATCTGAGTTTAGTGCAGACTGAACATTTGATCAAATAAATCAGAGTCAGTCTTTTACTTTCCAACAAACTCATTAATTGTTGGTGAATCTTCCTCAtcagacagtttgattgacaggacaGATGATCAGACGAGCAGAATTTTTACCACCATCATTAAAACAGGGACTGAAGAATGGGAGGAGtttgtcagtgaagcagcagccagtgaaggagtagatcagagctgcagcagctacatCATAAAAAGAGACCAGACCCTCCTCATAATCCACAAACACCCCCACCTTCTCAGGAACACACTTAAGAGACAGATGCAGTGCAGAGTATTCACGAGCTGAATACTCATTTCCATTTCTCAACTTTATCACCCAGAACCCTTTATCAGGCCTCAGTGTGATTCTTCCTTTTCGGATGATGGACTCTTTGCTCACTCCTAAATCCCAGGCAGTCTTTCCTTTAACCTGAACCTCAAAGTAAAATTTACCTGAAGAGAAACTCTGTTTTCCTAAAACATTCACACAATCAGAAAATCTCTTTGGGTTGTCTGGAAGCTTCTTCCTCACATCACCATCCCTCACTTCTTTTCCATCATCAGACAGGATGAGATCAGGATGAGCTGTATCAGGATCAAGAGTCACATCCACTGCaaactgctgcttcttcttcagatcagcctcaaacggcttcttcatctctttgctgagagtctcctccagctgagccacagctctcACCACAGTCTCCTCATATGATGGACGGACGCTGACCTGTGTCCAGTCCttggtgggtggagcagctTTCAGGGAGGCGAAGccttggaggaggtggaggtggtcttcagagaggaagagctgctccacctctgagctcctcttcatcagctcacAGATCTCCTCTTCCAGATCTCTGATGAGACCTTCAGCCCgtttctctctggcttcctcttccttcttcatcctctccatcagctgcttcaggccactctcaacacactccttcagagcagtgaacacctcaacaccttctgctttctctctgtctgcagcagctttactcctcttcacacactctctgatctCCTTGATCTTCACTCGTCTCTCCTGGATCATCTGCTGCATCTCAGCCTCTGTCTTGCTCAGCTGAATCCTTTTTCCCCCATATTCTTCACTCAGAGGAACAACATTGTGAGTCTTGTGCTCCGAAACAGAGCACATCATGCAGACacatgtctgctctctctgacagaacagctccagaggtttatggtgcttcagacacatcctgccttccaggttctccacaggctccatcagctgatgtttCTTCAGGACTGACACTGTCAGATGAGGCTCCAGATGAGTCTGACAGTAGGAGACCAGGCACTCCAGGCAGGACTTGAGGGCCTTCACTTTGGTTCCAGTGCAGACGTCACAGGGAACTTC encodes:
- the LOC115399738 gene encoding E3 ubiquitin-protein ligase TRIM21-like, whose translation is MSAASNLGSEDQFLCSICQEVFTDPVSTPCGHNFCNECITQHWNTNNICDCPLCNEVFFNKPQLKVNILLSEMVSQFRREAELKASSSSEQQAAKPGEVPCDVCTGTKVKALKSCLECLVSYCQTHLEPHLTVSVLKKHQLMEPVENLEGRMCLKHHKPLELFCQREQTCVCMMCSVSEHKTHNVVPLSEEYGGKRIQLSKTEAEMQQMIQERRVKIKEIRECVKRSKAAADREKAEGVEVFTALKECVESGLKQLMERMKKEEEAREKRAEGLIRDLEEEICELMKRSSEVEQLFLSEDHLHLLQGFASLKAAPPTKDWTQVSVRPSYEETVVRAVAQLEETLSKEMKKPFEADLKKKQQFAVDVTLDPDTAHPDLILSDDGKEVRDGDVRKKLPDNPKRFSDCVNVLGKQSFSSGKFYFEVQVKGKTAWDLGVSKESIIRKGRITLRPDKGFWVIKLRNGNEYSAREYSALHLSLKCVPEKVGVFVDYEEGLVSFYDVAAAALIYSFTGCCFTDKLLPFFSPCFNDGGKNSARLIICPVNQTV